The DNA segment TGAATTCATGGCAGATATCCTTGCATCTCGTTCTGGCTTCCATGAGCTCCCTGTCGTAATTTGCATCATACAAAAGGCCTGCCGCCATCTTTTCCTTTTCTGTCATTTCCGTCTCCTTTTTGCGTCCCTGATATTTGAAAAGGCGGCTCCGTCTCCGGCGCCGCCTGTCTCATCCTTTATGCTTTGCCGCCTCTTTACTCCGCAGATTCCGTCTTCTCCTCCGTAAGCTCCGAGGTACAGTACATGCAGCGGACTGCACCGATGGGGATCTCTGCCAGGCAGTAGGGGCATTTCTTTGTTGTCGGCTCTGCCGGCGCCTCCGGCTCTTCTTTATGTCCGAAGCTCATCGCCTTGTTCACAGCCTTTAACAGGCAGAACAGGATAAACGCCATAATCACGAAATTTACAACCGCCGAGGCAAATGCGGAAGCAAAACCAGCCACCTGGCTCAAGTTGTAGCGCTCCGCCCCTGTCAGCACGTTTAAGATCGGGTTTATGAAATTGTCCGTCAGCGATGTCACGATTCCGGAGAACGCACCGCCGACGATCACACCGACTGCCATGTCCATCACGTTTCCGCGAAGTGCAAATGACTTAAATTCATTTAAAAACTTTCTCATGCTCTTTTCCTCCTTTGTAATGCAACCTGTTTATTTGTAACACAGACAAGAAGAAAAAGCAAGTGTGAAAGCCTTATTTTAGTATAGAATCAGTTCCGGGTCCCCTTCGCAGCTCTGCCCTTACCGCTTTCCCGTCAGAATGAATTTCATCAGCTTTTCTGCATCATCAAAATCGTCATAGTCCCCGTTTATGCCCTCCCGGTGATATACGATCCCTTTTTTCTCATTTTCCTCCAGACAGTCCAGCAGTTTCTCCTCGCCGTACTTTTTCATGAACAGCGTGAATGTATATGGCTTGATTTTGCTTAACAGGCCCTTTTTGCAGTCCTCACGGCACAGATAGCAGTGGGAAATTCCCTTTTCCGAAAAGCATTTTTTATTTTCACATCGGTCATTATCGGGACATCCGTTGGAACCGCAGCCGCCGCACGTCACGTTTTCCGAACACAAACAGCAGGCAAGCCCGCAGCCTGCAATGCCTAATTCCCGTCTCATACATACCTCCGAATCCGGATCATTTTTTCTCCCTTTATTATTTACTCCCAATTTCCCTTTGTGTTCCCACCAAAAAATCAGAATTTAACTGCGCGAAACTAAAAGTTTCTGTTCTTTTACATAATCCAATTTAGCTTAATTGGATAAATGTCTATCACAAAATGCTCTCTCCGTATGTTTGTGCTTGGATATGAGGTTGCAATCCCTAATTCTACATTGCCGATTTTCTTTACCAATTCACCAGATATTTTGCCAAACACGACATATTGACATACGCAATACTCCAACATTCCATTCACAGGCTCTAATGGAGAAATCTCAAAAGGTTTTTCAATGTCAACACCCAACTCATTTAAATAATCAGCAACAAGAGGATATGCTTCTTTGACCTGCAAATAATAGTTCTTGCAATAATCGCAATCGCACAAATCCTCTGTTTTGATTTCTGTATAATATTGGCGTGTCTGTTCAATATCAATCCCCATTGTCTCACATCCTGATTCTGATTTATTATACTGTCTCATTCGGGAACACTTCCTCGAATTGGGACATTATTTAAGCTCGATATGAAAGAACCGGCTCCCCCACTTTGCCATCTCATAAAAGACCGGCAGCATATCCCGGCCGGCCTCGGTCAGGGAATACTCCACCCGCACCGGCATCTCATCATACTGCCGCCGCCTCACAAGCCCATCTTCCTCCAGGGCTTTGAGCGTCGACGACAGCATGGTGTTCGTGATGCTGCCCAGATTCCTTTTAAGCTCCCCGAATCGGACGGTTTCCGCCTTCTGGAGTTCAAACATAATCCGCGCCGTCCATTTTCCGGTCAGCAGCTCCAGGGTCTTCGCCACCGGGCAGTTTTCCTCCGGATCGGCAGTCCTGATTCCCTCTCGAAATTCTTCCAGTGTGAGCATGTTTCTTCCCTCCGGTACATGTTTTCGTACCACGTTCGTTTTTTCTGCGTACTTGATTGGATTTTTTAATGTGGTATGATAATTATACCATTCCGGATGGCAGAAATGCAAGAAAATCAAGAAAACGGAGGCATATTTATGAACACCATTCAGACAATCCGCTCCAGGAAAAGCCCTGAGGCCTTCCTCTCTGAGCCCCTCGACCATGAAACCGCCGCAGCCATTGCAGAGGCCGGGAACTACGCCCCGATTTTTGGGCGCATCCACATAACAGTCATCACGGATCCTGATTTCATCGAGACCATCAACCAGGTGACTCTGGACATGATGAAGAAAAGCGGCAACGAATTTGCTGAGAAAATGGCTGCCATGCCGGGATACTGTGCCACCAGAAACGCCCAGGTTCTCCTTGTCCTCTCCGCTCCCGGCGGGATGGACGCCATGGGCTTTCACATGGCAAATGTATCCTGTGCCGCCGAAAACATGCTATTGGCGGCCACAGAGCTTGGCGTCGGTTCCCGCTTCATGATGGGGCCGGTCATGGCGCTCCGGACAGAGCAGCTCCTCCATAAGCTTCTGCTCCCGGAAGGCTTCGTCCCGCTTGTTGTCGTTGCGCTTGGAAAAACAGACGAACCGTTTGAAGAACGCCAGAAGAATTGCGACAATATCAGCTATATGTAAGGTATGGAAAAATCGGCCTGTCTTTCGACAGGCCGAAAACCGTTTCGGACATTTATTCCTTTTAAATTTACAGCCGTTTCCTGTAAAGCAGGCATTTTAAGTCCACATCTCCGGAAAGCTCAAGAACGATATCTTTTTCTCCTGCCCGTTCAAAACCTCTCCGCTCATAAAATTGGTAGGTGCAGTTGGTATCGGTAAACAGATAGACTTCTTTTCCGGCTTCCCTCCTGGAAAGCTCATTTAAAAGATACGTGCCTATGCCCCTGACTTTGCTGTCCGGGTCTGCGGCTAAAAACCTGATTTCACCATCCGGCTCATACTTTTCCGTATATTTGTCAAACATTTCCCTATTGGCTTCCATGTATGACATCACACCATTACCATAAATCAGCGTTTGAATGGCATCCAAAATCTTAACATATAAGACCTTCCAGAAAGATTGATATGCTTTTGGTTCGCCCTTCATATCCGCAATCAGAACGCCCAAAAGCACATCGTTCTCATACGCTGCGATAACCTGCGTTGCATTCGTGTATTCGAGATACCAGAAGTATCTGCCGTATGTCTGAACAATGAAATTGCTATTTGAATATTCATCAAAATGCATTCCCCTGATGGCATACTGAATGACCTTTTTAAAGTCTTTCTTATCCAGCTCTTTTATCTGCATTGCCTTCGTTCCTTTATGTCATTTGGCATTTCACGGCATCCGCCTAAATGAAACCATGTGTCATGCCCATGGAAAAACAGCCCTTACACGGCTTCCATCGCAAAATTGACCGATGCCATGGCGTCTTTGCAGTACGCGTCGGCGCCGATGGAGTCGGCGTACTCTTTCGTAAGCACGGCGCCGCCCACCATGATTTTCACCCACGGTGTCCGCTCCCTGAGAAGCCGGATCGTGGCAGCCATGGCCGGCACCGTCGTCGTCATGAGGGCGCTCAGGCCCACCACGGGCACATGGGACTTTTCCGCCGCCTCTGCAACGGTCTCCGGCGGCACATCGCGGCCAAGGTCGATGACATCAAAGCCGTAATTTTCCAAAAGCACTTTCACGATGTTTTTCCCGATGTCATGGATGTCGCCCTGCACCGTCGCAAGAATCACCTTTCCGCGGCTCTCCCCGGTCTCACCGGAGGCCGCCATGGTTTCCTTCATGACGGCAAAGGCCGCCTTGGCCGCTTCCGCGCTCATTAAAATCTGCGGCAGAAACACGCTCCCTGCCTCGAATCCTTTTCCCACTTCATCCAGGGCCGGAATCAGCTCTTCATTGATGACGGAAAGCGGGTCAGCCGAAAGAAGGGCTGTCCCGGCCGCCTCTTTTGCAGCCGCCGGCATCCCGCGAAGAATGCTCTTTTTTAAAGGGGATATGGAAGGCTGCGTCCCGCCGGTTCCTGACGACGGCACGGTTTCGGACGCCGTCCCCGGCTGTTCGGCCGCAAGCCTTTTTTTCTCCTCGGCCTCCCTTTTTCTTTTGGCCTCCATCTCCCCGTAAACACCCACATAGCTCTGGCAGTTTTCATCCTGGGCCGTCAGAACCAGATAGCTGTCGACGGCCGCCATCATGGCCTCGGAATTGGGATTTAAAATGGCTGCGGAAAGGCCGGCTTCAAGGGCCATCAGGAGGAAGGCCGCGTTGATGTGCTCCCGCATGGGAAGGCCGAAGGAGACGTTGGAGACGCCAAGTACGGTCTTTCCGCCAAGCTCTTTTTTCACCCGCCGCACGGTTTCTAACGTCACAAGGGCGCCTGTCTTTTCCGAACTGACGGCCATGCAGAGCGCGTCGATCAGGATGTCCTTTTTTTCGATTCCATAGGACGCCGCCGTCTTATAAATTTTTTCTGCCACGGCAAGCCGCCCGTCCGCCGTCTCCGGGATCCCGTCTTCGTCAAGGCAGAGGGCCACGGCCACGCCGCCGTACCGCTTCATTAACGGGAATATGGCGTCCATCACTTCTTTTTTGCCGTTGACCGAGTTGATTAACGGCTTCCCGTTGTAAATCCGCATGGCCCGCTCCATGGCGCGGATGTCGGACGTGTCGATCTGGAGCGGCAGGTCGAAGACGCTCTGAAGCTCCTTTACCACATCCACCATCATGGCCGGCTCGTCGATCTCAGGAAGCCCCACATTTACGTCCAGAACCTCGGCGCGGCTCTCCTGCTGTGCGGCGGCCACGTTTAAAATGTAGGTGAGGTCATGGTCTTTTAAAGCTTTCTTAAACCGCGGCTTTCCCGTCGGATTGATCCGTTCGCCGATGACGACGGGCTTATCCCCGAATACGACGGCGTGGGAATAGGAGGAAATGACCGTTCTCTCCTTTTTCGTGATTTTAGGAAGGGGCACATCGGCGCAGAGTGCCTTCATTTTTCTGATATGCTCCGGCGTCGTCCCGCAGCAGCCGCCAAGGAGCGATGCACCGGCCTCGGCCATGTCCTTCATGGCAGCCGCGAACATGTCGGAGTCAATGTCATAGACCGTAACGCCGTTTTCGCTCCGCGGAAGTCCGGCGTTGGGATTTACTAAAATCGGCGTCTCCGAGACGGCAGCCATCTCTTTTAAAAACGGTAGAAGCTCAATGGGCCCAAGGCCGCAGTTTAAGCCGATGACGTCGGCACCAAACCCCTCTAAAAGGGCTGTCACCGATTCTACATTGCCGCCGGTAAGCATCTTCCCCTTTTCATCTAACGTCACCGTCGCAAACACCGGCAGGCTGCTTTCTTCCTTCGCCGCCAGGACGGCTGCCTTGAGCTCGTAGCTGTCGCCCATGGTTTCTATGATAATCAGGTCGGCGCCGGCCTTTTTTCCGGCCCGCACCACTTCTTTGTACGCTTCGCAGGCGTCCTCAAAATCCAGGTCGCCAAGGGGCTTTAAAAGCTTTCCCGTCGGCCCCATGTCAAGTGCCGCATAGCCGTGTCCGGCAGCTTCAATGGCCGCCTTCGCATGGCCCACAGCCTCCGTTACGATCTCTTCCAGGTTCCAGCCGTCTTCCTTTTTGAATTTGAACCGGTTGGCGCCGAAGGTGTTTGTCGTGATGATGTCGGCACCGGCTTCCAGATATTCCCTGTGGATTTCGCGGACGGCCTCAGGCCTTTTAAGGTTCCAGGTCTCCGGAAGCTCGCCGGGCTTTAGACCGCGGGCCTGAAGAAGGCTCCCCATGCCTCCGTCAAAAATAAGTCTCTTTTTTCTGATCTCTTCCAGTATTCCCATGCTGCCTCCTGAATGTACAGTCCTTTTTTTCACATGTTTCACAGCCGGACGGGCCGCAGGGGCTCTCTTCTTTTGAGATGCCGATGACGGCCGTTACCGACTTGGACGGCATCATGAGAAAGCCGTCCGTCAGCGTAATCCCGATCCGCTTTTCCGCCTCCAGGGCCCCCAGGATTTCTTTCTGAAAGGAAAGGGAAAAATCCCCGTATCCCGGTGAAAACCTGGGGCGTAAAATCCAGCCGTCCTTTTTATATTCTTCTCTCCACCTGCCGTTTAATTCATTGCAGTACGCCTCGGTCATGGCCGCGGCCGCAGCCTGCATGACGGCGGCTTTTGCCACATGGAGCTTTCCGTATTTTGTCAAAAGCCTGTCGGCACCTGCGCCCAGGGTTGCCGCCATGAAAAGGGCTTTTTCACAGCCTGCCAGGTTTTTGGAAAGATTTAAGCTTTTCGTCTTGTATCCGCCGAAGTCCAGACCGTCCGGCGCCTGCATTTTTAAGGGGAATTCCCGCATGAGAAATCTGGGAACGGCTGCCTTTTCAAGCTCCCCGATGCATTCCTCCAAAAGCCTGCTTACCGCCTCGTCTGCCGGCTGTTTCCCGTAGCCAAGGTAGCGGAGCGCCTCTTTTCTGTCCGTCTCCATCAGATGAGGATCTCCGACAGGCTCTCTTTGATCTGCTTTGCCACCTCCGGCCGGTTCATGGAGTAGACATGGACGGCATGGACGCCGTTTGCAATCAGGTCGATGATCTGTTCTGTGGCGTAGGCAACGCCGGCCTGGCGCATGGCAGCCGGGTTTTCCCCGAATTTGTCCACGATGGCCTTAAATCTGGCCGGAAGGTAAGTGCCGGACATGGAACAGATCCGCTTGATCTGTTTTGCATTCGTCACCGGCATGATCCCGGCGATGACCGGCACCTGGATGCCCTTGTCGCGGATACGGTAGAGGAAGTTATAGAGGATATCGTTGTCGAAAAAACATCTGGGTCGTCAGAAAGTCGCAGCCGGCGTCCACCTTCTCTTTTAAATGGCAGAGATCCTCTTCCTTATTTTTCGACTCCACATGGCCTTCGGGATAGCAGGCGCCGCCGATGCAGAAGTCGCCCATGGTTTTTAAATCGCGCACCAGCTCGCTGGCGTAATGGTAGTCGGTTTCCACGTTCCCGTCCGCCGGGATGTCGCCGCGGAGAGCCAGGACGTTTTCGATTCCCTGTGCCTTCATCTCTTCGGCCGCCTGACGCACCATTTCTTTTTTCGAGGTCACGCAGGAGAGGTGGGCCAGAGCCGTCACCCCGTAGTTTTTCTCGATGCCCGAGGCAATTTTTACGGTATAGCGGCTGGTGCCGCCGCCGGCTCCGTAGGTGACGCTCATAAACGACGGCGAAAGCCCGGCAATCCCTGCCACTGCCCTTTCTACCACGTCGTATTTGTCCTCCGCCTTCGGCGGGAATACTTCAAAGGAAAGCACAGGCTTTTCCTGTGCGAGGATTTCTCTGATTTTCAAGTTTTTGTTCCGTCCTTTCTCATGCTGTCATGGTTCCGGGATTTTTTCCAGATATGGTGTCTATGGTAGCATAGTTTTCCGGGAAAATCCAGCATAAATGAATCTGCCTTCCGAAAAGAATTGTTGGAAATCTGCGGATTATGTGGTATGATTGAGAGGCAGAACGAAAACAGGAAAGGGAGGCGGTATTTTATGAGCAAAGTGATTACAATCAGCCGTGAGTTTGGGAGCGGCGGGCGTGAAATCGGGTTCCGTTTGTCGAAAAAGCTTGGGATCCCCTTCTATGACAAGGAGTTAATCGCCATGGCGGCCGAGGACAGCAATATTTCCGAGGATGTGTTCCACGCCAACGATGAAATCATCGCAAACCGGGAGAGGACAAACTGCGAATACATGACGGTGGATCCGTTCTCGACACGCTATGAGGTTCCCGTGTCAGATCAGCTTTTTGTGATCCAGTCCAAGGTCATCCGGCAGATTTCCAACGACGGCCCCTGTGTCCTGATCGGGCGCTGCTCCGATGTGATTGTGGAGGATGGCTTCCATGTATTCATCTGCGCCAGCTTAAAGAAGCGGGTGGAGCGCCTTCTGGCCCTGGAAAAGGAGCCGGACATCGACGCGAAGAAGATGGAGGCCAGGATCCGTGAAATCGACGGCCGCCGCCGCGATTATTATCAGTTTTACAGCGGAAATGAATGGGGAAAATCGAAAAATTACCACCTCTGCCTAAACAGCGGCCTCCTTGGCGTTGAGGCATGCGTGGATATTATTGCACATAGTGTCGGGCTTTGATTGCAGAAAGACGCCCCGGCCCGCCGGTTTTGATATGCTCCCTTCTAGGTAGACAGTTGAAATAATAAAACTGTTTATCAAGGAGGGAGCATTTCTTATGCGTAAATATTCTGCTGAAGATAAATTACGAATGGTAAAGCTTATTTTGGAAGCTAAACATAGTATTACATCTGTATCAACAGGCGAAGGAATTCATCCTACTACTTTAGAAGAATGGATTCGTAATTATCAGTCTATGGGTTCAGAAACCTTTTACAACAAAGGATGGACCAAAAGAACTTCTGCCGAGAAAGAGATTGCCGTACAAGAGTATCTTTCTGGTCTTGGTTCACTACGTGATATTTGTAAAAAATATAAAATTTCCAGTACTCGTACACTCAGGCAATGGATTGCGCTGTATAATGGTCATAAGGAACTGAAGGCTTCCAGAACAGGAGGATGTAGTCTTATGACCAAAGGAAGAAAAACAACGTTTGAAGAAAGAGTGGAAATTGCATCCTACTGCATTTCCCATGGCCATAACTATGCTGAAACATCAGAAAACTTTAAGGTGTCCTATCAGCAGGCACGAAATTACACTATCAAATACGAAACAGGCGGAGTTCCTGCATTACAGGATAACCGCGGCAAAAGAAAATCGGAAGATTCTCTTACAGAGGTGGAAAAGCTTCAAGCGGAGTTGAAACTGGAAAAAGCCAAACGGCAACGTGCAGAAATGGAGTTATCATTCTTAAAAAAATTAGAGGAAATCGAAAGGAGGCGGGGCTGAGCCTGATCCGCCACGAGCATATCTATCAGGCTGTCAAAGAAGAACAGAAAGAACACGATTATCCGATACAGGCGCTTTGTAAGATTGGCGGTGTTTCAAGGGCGGCTTATTACAAATGGCTGAACCATGAAATGTCAGAGAATGAACAGGAAAACCGAAAAATTGCGGAACTGATAGAAAAAATCCACATAGAATCACCTGATAAGGGTTATCGCAGAATCCGTGATGAGTTGGAGCGTTACCATGACATTGATGTAAATGATAAACGTGTTTTGCGCATCTGCCGGAAACTTGGTATCAAATCCACCATTAAATATGCAAACGATAGCTGTACAAGACAGGCTGCAAATCCACAGTACATAGCCGAAAATATCCTGAATCGTGAATTTACGGCAGAAGCTCCGAATGAAAAGTGGTTGACCGATGTAACGGAATTTCATTACTATATCGGAAATGAAAAGCACAAGGTATATTTAAGTGCAATTCTTGACCTGTATGACCGAAGAATCGTATCCTACCGTATTGGAGACAGTAATAGTAATGCATTAGTGTTTGATACCTTTGATGATGCAGTCAAAGATAATCCTGATGCACATCCGATGTTTCACAGTGACAGAGGCTTTCAATACACCAATAGAGCCTTTCATGCAAAACTTGAAGCAGCAGGGATGATGCAGAGCATGTCCAGAGTAGCAAAGTGTATCGATAATGGACCAATGGAAGGATTCTGGGGAATTCTAAAACGGGAGCGTTATTATGGTAAACGATTTATGGACAGAGAATCACTGGTGGTCATGATAGAGAAATATATCAATTACTATAACAACAGACGTTTGCAGAGGAAGCTTGGTATAGTAACACCAATGGAGAAACACGAAAAATATTTACAGGCAGCGTAAAAATCTGCCAG comes from the Eubacteriaceae bacterium Marseille-Q4139 genome and includes:
- a CDS encoding nitroreductase family protein, which produces MNTIQTIRSRKSPEAFLSEPLDHETAAAIAEAGNYAPIFGRIHITVITDPDFIETINQVTLDMMKKSGNEFAEKMAAMPGYCATRNAQVLLVLSAPGGMDAMGFHMANVSCAAENMLLAATELGVGSRFMMGPVMALRTEQLLHKLLLPEGFVPLVVVALGKTDEPFEERQKNCDNISYM
- a CDS encoding Vitamin B12 dependent methionine synthase activation subunit; its protein translation is METDRKEALRYLGYGKQPADEAVSRLLEECIGELEKAAVPRFLMREFPLKMQAPDGLDFGGYKTKSLNLSKNLAGCEKALFMAATLGAGADRLLTKYGKLHVAKAAVMQAAAAAMTEAYCNELNGRWREEYKKDGWILRPRFSPGYGDFSLSFQKEILGALEAEKRIGITLTDGFLMMPSKSVTAVIGISKEESPCGPSGCETCEKKDCTFRRQHGNTGRDQKKETYF
- a CDS encoding homocysteine S-methyltransferase family protein produces the protein MGILEEIRKKRLIFDGGMGSLLQARGLKPGELPETWNLKRPEAVREIHREYLEAGADIITTNTFGANRFKFKKEDGWNLEEIVTEAVGHAKAAIEAAGHGYAALDMGPTGKLLKPLGDLDFEDACEAYKEVVRAGKKAGADLIIIETMGDSYELKAAVLAAKEESSLPVFATVTLDEKGKMLTGGNVESVTALLEGFGADVIGLNCGLGPIELLPFLKEMAAVSETPILVNPNAGLPRSENGVTVYDIDSDMFAAAMKDMAEAGASLLGGCCGTTPEHIRKMKALCADVPLPKITKKERTVISSYSHAVVFGDKPVVIGERINPTGKPRFKKALKDHDLTYILNVAAAQQESRAEVLDVNVGLPEIDEPAMMVDVVKELQSVFDLPLQIDTSDIRAMERAMRIYNGKPLINSVNGKKEVMDAIFPLMKRYGGVAVALCLDEDGIPETADGRLAVAEKIYKTAASYGIEKKDILIDALCMAVSSEKTGALVTLETVRRVKKELGGKTVLGVSNVSFGLPMREHINAAFLLMALEAGLSAAILNPNSEAMMAAVDSYLVLTAQDENCQSYVGVYGEMEAKRKREAEEKKRLAAEQPGTASETVPSSGTGGTQPSISPLKKSILRGMPAAAKEAAGTALLSADPLSVINEELIPALDEVGKGFEAGSVFLPQILMSAEAAKAAFAVMKETMAASGETGESRGKVILATVQGDIHDIGKNIVKVLLENYGFDVIDLGRDVPPETVAEAAEKSHVPVVGLSALMTTTVPAMAATIRLLRERTPWVKIMVGGAVLTKEYADSIGADAYCKDAMASVNFAMEAV
- a CDS encoding GNAT family N-acetyltransferase, encoding MQIKELDKKDFKKVIQYAIRGMHFDEYSNSNFIVQTYGRYFWYLEYTNATQVIAAYENDVLLGVLIADMKGEPKAYQSFWKVLYVKILDAIQTLIYGNGVMSYMEANREMFDKYTEKYEPDGEIRFLAADPDSKVRGIGTYLLNELSRREAGKEVYLFTDTNCTYQFYERRGFERAGEKDIVLELSGDVDLKCLLYRKRL
- the mscL gene encoding large conductance mechanosensitive channel protein MscL → MRKFLNEFKSFALRGNVMDMAVGVIVGGAFSGIVTSLTDNFINPILNVLTGAERYNLSQVAGFASAFASAVVNFVIMAFILFCLLKAVNKAMSFGHKEEPEAPAEPTTKKCPYCLAEIPIGAVRCMYCTSELTEEKTESAE
- a CDS encoding cytidylate kinase-like family protein, which gives rise to MSKVITISREFGSGGREIGFRLSKKLGIPFYDKELIAMAAEDSNISEDVFHANDEIIANRERTNCEYMTVDPFSTRYEVPVSDQLFVIQSKVIRQISNDGPCVLIGRCSDVIVEDGFHVFICASLKKRVERLLALEKEPDIDAKKMEARIREIDGRRRDYYQFYSGNEWGKSKNYHLCLNSGLLGVEACVDIIAHSVGL
- a CDS encoding DUF3795 domain-containing protein; protein product: MRRELGIAGCGLACCLCSENVTCGGCGSNGCPDNDRCENKKCFSEKGISHCYLCREDCKKGLLSKIKPYTFTLFMKKYGEEKLLDCLEENEKKGIVYHREGINGDYDDFDDAEKLMKFILTGKR
- a CDS encoding helix-turn-helix transcriptional regulator gives rise to the protein MLTLEEFREGIRTADPEENCPVAKTLELLTGKWTARIMFELQKAETVRFGELKRNLGSITNTMLSSTLKALEEDGLVRRRQYDEMPVRVEYSLTEAGRDMLPVFYEMAKWGSRFFHIELK
- a CDS encoding transposase, yielding MRKYSAEDKLRMVKLILEAKHSITSVSTGEGIHPTTLEEWIRNYQSMGSETFYNKGWTKRTSAEKEIAVQEYLSGLGSLRDICKKYKISSTRTLRQWIALYNGHKELKASRTGGCSLMTKGRKTTFEERVEIASYCISHGHNYAETSENFKVSYQQARNYTIKYETGGVPALQDNRGKRKSEDSLTEVEKLQAELKLEKAKRQRAEMELSFLKKLEEIERRRG
- a CDS encoding IS3 family transposase — protein: MRGNRKEAGLSLIRHEHIYQAVKEEQKEHDYPIQALCKIGGVSRAAYYKWLNHEMSENEQENRKIAELIEKIHIESPDKGYRRIRDELERYHDIDVNDKRVLRICRKLGIKSTIKYANDSCTRQAANPQYIAENILNREFTAEAPNEKWLTDVTEFHYYIGNEKHKVYLSAILDLYDRRIVSYRIGDSNSNALVFDTFDDAVKDNPDAHPMFHSDRGFQYTNRAFHAKLEAAGMMQSMSRVAKCIDNGPMEGFWGILKRERYYGKRFMDRESLVVMIEKYINYYNNRRLQRKLGIVTPMEKHEKYLQAA